One Deltaproteobacteria bacterium DNA segment encodes these proteins:
- a CDS encoding LPS-assembly protein LptD has translation MRTRPSWIALLLFSMLAMLARGELEVRAAGKDGAAQQGSIVPWHLQAAKLSYDSRSEVYTAEGSVRLTSGDWLISADRIRLDSRNMEAVLEGNVRLQQGDNWLEGERAIIHLDSETGSIEEARGFAARNHFYFSGHLIEKVGDKKYHLEKATLTSCDGDHPSWRFRGRDVFVQTDGSSTAKHVRFYIGKVPVFYTPYVSYPAGKDRQTGLLPPRLADSSLLGKEFDLPFFWAISDSADATYYAHYMSKRGLMSGGEFRYVRSARSQGIMRFDYLNDQEKPKNLRNKGFREVAPGLDGNYRRRWWWRSKQDASLPWGINGKMDLDFASDVDYLREFKTGFSSYKVSSKIFEDTFHRDIVSDKNSIIRESFLLMNKTWTSAALNGQLNYNQNLNDNEDKYTLQQFPLLTFQADRQHLFSTPLFYQAEASYVNYWRQKGTRGHRFDLAPRLSWPLYWERYLEVEPSVSWQETIYLIDRFDESEDSKVTESTLQSRQLVNARLKTSTDISRVFDTGLLGWSKLRHTFRPEIVYDYIPPVNQKDLPLFDATDRISKRNRLTYSVTNFFVARMPGKKPGETVFKDVGRLKLAQSYSFVRPQKGVVPEVRERRRLSNLFAQLDLTPGGYLENLTYIGEWSPHDGDFKRHELLSTLADERGDKLEVNYRRILDKDGHVFVHQIYGKMLVQLWDGLSFSIASNYSFDRKENLQTEYLVRLQRQCWGISLGYVDEPNNSRVLLGFSLGGIGELHTPAIGLGD, from the coding sequence ATGAGGACCAGACCTAGTTGGATTGCGCTCCTGTTGTTCTCTATGCTGGCGATGCTGGCCAGGGGTGAGCTGGAGGTGCGGGCGGCAGGCAAAGACGGCGCCGCGCAGCAGGGCAGCATTGTACCCTGGCATCTGCAGGCGGCCAAGCTCAGCTATGACAGTCGCAGCGAGGTTTATACCGCCGAGGGTTCTGTACGCCTCACTTCGGGGGACTGGCTGATCAGCGCTGACCGCATCCGGTTGGACAGCCGCAACATGGAGGCTGTACTGGAAGGAAACGTCCGGCTGCAGCAGGGAGACAACTGGTTGGAGGGGGAGCGGGCCATTATCCATCTCGACAGTGAGACCGGCAGCATCGAAGAGGCCAGGGGATTTGCCGCCAGGAACCACTTTTACTTCAGCGGCCATCTCATTGAGAAAGTTGGAGACAAGAAGTACCATCTCGAAAAGGCCACCCTTACCTCTTGTGATGGAGATCACCCGAGCTGGCGTTTTCGAGGTCGAGACGTATTCGTCCAGACTGACGGCTCCAGTACGGCCAAGCATGTGCGCTTCTATATCGGCAAAGTGCCGGTTTTCTATACCCCCTATGTATCCTATCCTGCAGGCAAAGACAGGCAAACAGGACTGCTGCCGCCCAGACTGGCCGACTCGAGCCTTTTAGGAAAAGAGTTTGATCTCCCCTTTTTCTGGGCAATCAGTGACAGTGCTGACGCCACTTACTATGCTCACTATATGAGCAAACGGGGATTGATGTCAGGGGGCGAGTTTCGCTATGTGCGAAGCGCCCGGAGCCAGGGAATTATGCGCTTCGACTACCTGAACGATCAGGAGAAGCCGAAAAATTTGCGCAACAAAGGGTTCAGAGAAGTGGCACCAGGTTTGGACGGCAACTATCGCCGCCGCTGGTGGTGGAGATCGAAGCAGGACGCCTCCCTGCCCTGGGGTATAAACGGTAAAATGGATCTAGACTTTGCCAGTGATGTGGATTATCTGAGGGAATTCAAGACAGGCTTCAGTAGTTACAAAGTATCCAGCAAGATCTTCGAAGATACCTTTCACCGAGACATTGTCAGCGACAAGAATTCCATTATCAGGGAGTCCTTCCTGTTAATGAACAAGACCTGGACCTCTGCTGCCCTGAACGGTCAACTCAATTACAATCAAAACCTCAACGACAATGAAGACAAATACACCCTGCAGCAATTCCCCTTGCTCACCTTTCAAGCAGACCGTCAGCACCTGTTCAGCACTCCCCTGTTTTATCAGGCCGAGGCCAGTTATGTGAACTACTGGCGGCAGAAGGGCACTCGCGGCCATCGCTTCGATCTGGCGCCGCGGCTTTCCTGGCCGCTCTACTGGGAGAGATACCTGGAAGTGGAGCCGTCTGTTTCCTGGCAAGAGACCATCTATCTGATAGACCGTTTTGACGAATCTGAGGACAGCAAGGTGACCGAGAGCACCCTGCAGAGTCGGCAGCTGGTCAACGCCCGCCTGAAAACTTCGACTGACATCAGCCGGGTCTTCGATACTGGGCTGCTCGGCTGGTCGAAACTGCGTCATACTTTCAGACCAGAAATAGTCTACGACTATATACCTCCAGTGAATCAAAAAGATCTGCCCCTCTTTGATGCCACTGACCGGATTAGCAAAAGAAATAGGCTCACTTACAGCGTGACCAACTTTTTTGTGGCGCGGATGCCTGGCAAGAAGCCGGGAGAAACGGTGTTCAAGGACGTGGGCAGGCTGAAACTGGCCCAGTCCTATAGTTTCGTCAGGCCGCAGAAGGGAGTAGTTCCCGAAGTCAGAGAAAGAAGGAGGCTGTCTAATCTGTTTGCCCAGTTGGATCTCACCCCGGGAGGCTATCTGGAGAATCTCACCTACATAGGCGAATGGTCTCCCCATGACGGCGACTTCAAACGCCATGAACTGCTCAGCACTCTTGCCGATGAGAGAGGCGACAAGCTGGAGGTGAACTACCGGCGGATACTCGACAAGGACGGCCATGTATTCGTCCACCAGATTTACGGCAAGATGCTTGTGCAGCTCTGGGACGGCCTCTCTTTCAGCATTGCCAGCAACTACTCTTTCGACCGCAAGGAGAACCTGCAGACCGAATACCTGGTACGCTTGCAGCGGCAGTGCTGGGGCATCTCCCTGGGGTATGTGGATGAGCCCAACAATTCCAGGGTATTGCTGGGATTCAGCCTGGGAGGTATCGGTGAATTGCACACCCCCGCCATTGGCCTGGGTGATTGA
- the rplM gene encoding 50S ribosomal protein L13 has translation MKTVSAKTIPENRVWYVVDASDRVLGRLASQLASRLRGKHQPMYTPHADTGDFIVVVNADKIRLTGRKWDKKVYYRHSGYIGGLKSITAKKLLEKRPEDLIRFAVWGMLPKNRLGRKLYKKLKVYAGPEHPHEAQQPRPLELPY, from the coding sequence ATGAAAACGGTCAGTGCCAAGACCATCCCGGAGAACCGAGTCTGGTATGTGGTGGACGCTAGTGATCGAGTACTGGGTCGCCTGGCAAGCCAATTGGCCTCGAGATTGAGAGGCAAGCACCAGCCCATGTACACCCCACATGCAGACACAGGTGATTTTATTGTGGTGGTGAATGCCGACAAGATTAGATTGACCGGGAGAAAGTGGGACAAGAAGGTCTATTACAGACATTCAGGCTACATAGGGGGGTTGAAGTCCATTACTGCCAAGAAGCTCCTGGAGAAGCGGCCCGAGGATCTGATTCGCTTTGCAGTGTGGGGCATGCTGCCGAAGAACCGACTCGGCCGCAAGCTCTACAAGAAGCTGAAGGTGTATGCTGGTCCGGAGCATCCTCATGAAGCTCAACAGCCGCGGCCACTGGAGCTACCTTATTGA
- the rpsI gene encoding 30S ribosomal protein S9: MAEERYYATGKRKSAIARVWMWPGEGNITINKRPIDEYIKRETAKMVVRQPLELTGTLGKFDLYVNVRGGGISGQAGAIKHGISKALLEVNPEFRKVLKKAGFLTRDSRVKERKKYGQPGARARFQYSKR, translated from the coding sequence ATGGCTGAGGAACGCTATTACGCTACAGGAAAGAGAAAGAGTGCCATTGCCCGCGTGTGGATGTGGCCAGGCGAAGGGAATATAACCATCAACAAGCGGCCCATAGATGAGTACATCAAGAGAGAAACTGCAAAGATGGTCGTGCGTCAGCCCCTGGAACTCACCGGCACGCTCGGAAAGTTTGATCTTTATGTGAATGTCAGGGGCGGCGGGATTTCAGGGCAGGCCGGCGCCATCAAACACGGCATCAGCAAGGCTTTGCTGGAGGTGAACCCCGAGTTTCGCAAGGTACTCAAAAAGGCGGGCTTCCTTACCCGAGACTCCAGGGTGAAAGAGCGCAAGAAGTACGGACAACCCGGGGCGCGGGCAAGATTTCAATATTCTAAACGATAA
- a CDS encoding N-acetyl-gamma-glutamyl-phosphate reductase — MQLRVAVVGSTGYTGFELVSLLQQHPQVQLVALTSQSYAGKPIATVFPALQGVCSLVCEPLDVETLAQKADFVFVALPHKKAMEVVAPLVSAGKRVVDLSADFRFRRASTYEQWYQEHTARELLAEAVYGLPELHGKTIRTARIVGNPGCYPTGVILAAAPLVAHGFIALDSIIADCKSGVSGAGRAATLTTHYCEANEGFKAYKVGEHRHTPEIEQELSAVAGEELRVVFTPHLVPMSRGILSTVYGRLTAEVTEAEVRQAFEQAYGRARFVRIMEGGQLPATLQVRGTNFCDIGWRLDRRTGRIIVISAIDNLTRGASGQAVCNMNLMCGFPEDSGLDLRVWQP, encoded by the coding sequence ATGCAACTACGGGTGGCAGTGGTTGGCAGTACAGGTTATACGGGCTTTGAACTGGTCTCACTGCTGCAGCAGCATCCTCAGGTGCAGCTTGTGGCGTTGACATCTCAAAGTTATGCTGGCAAGCCCATAGCCACGGTGTTTCCTGCATTGCAGGGTGTATGTTCTCTGGTGTGTGAACCTCTGGATGTGGAGACCCTGGCGCAGAAGGCTGATTTTGTTTTTGTGGCGCTTCCCCACAAAAAGGCCATGGAAGTGGTGGCTCCTCTGGTTTCTGCGGGCAAGCGGGTGGTAGACTTGAGTGCTGATTTCCGTTTTCGCCGTGCCTCTACATATGAACAGTGGTATCAAGAACATACAGCCAGGGAGCTGTTGGCAGAGGCTGTTTATGGCCTTCCAGAACTGCACGGCAAGACTATTCGTACTGCGAGGATTGTAGGCAATCCTGGCTGTTATCCCACCGGGGTGATCCTGGCGGCAGCGCCACTGGTGGCTCACGGATTCATAGCACTCGACAGCATAATTGCTGATTGTAAATCAGGAGTAAGTGGGGCGGGGCGGGCCGCCACCCTGACAACTCATTACTGCGAGGCCAATGAAGGATTCAAGGCGTACAAGGTGGGAGAGCACCGCCACACTCCTGAGATAGAACAGGAATTGAGCGCTGTTGCAGGAGAGGAACTGCGGGTAGTCTTCACGCCGCACCTGGTGCCCATGTCCAGGGGTATTCTTTCTACGGTGTACGGCAGGTTGACTGCCGAGGTGACAGAGGCGGAGGTCCGGCAAGCCTTTGAGCAGGCATACGGCCGTGCCAGGTTCGTCAGGATAATGGAAGGAGGCCAGCTCCCTGCAACTCTCCAGGTACGGGGCACCAATTTTTGTGACATCGGCTGGCGTCTGGACCGTCGCACCGGACGCATCATCGTCATCAGTGCAATCGACAATCTCACCAGGGGAGCTTCAGGCCAGGCAGTATGCAATATGAATCTCATGTGTGGCTTCCCAGAAGACAGCGGCCTTGACTTGCGAGTGTGGCAGCCGTGA
- the truA gene encoding tRNA pseudouridine(38-40) synthase TruA produces MPRRAAGAKKNYKVTLEYDGSLYHGWQRQRGVLTIQEVVETCLETITCEPVRLHAAGRTDAGVHACGQVANFHTRSRIPAGGLFHGLNSLLPSDIVALKLEEVPLDFHARFKARSKLYQYRVHNGSVAPALGRQYAWHIRQPLDWQRIEECLQLLVGRHDFASFKAAGSRVSQTERTIIDARISKAGGDIWIISLQADGFLRHMVRTIVGTLMEAGRGKLTGEDFAEIVAARDRRQAGMTAPARGLFLRRVFY; encoded by the coding sequence ATCCCCCGGCGGGCTGCGGGTGCCAAGAAAAATTACAAGGTTACCCTCGAGTATGATGGTTCCCTTTATCATGGCTGGCAACGACAACGCGGGGTTCTCACTATCCAGGAGGTGGTAGAGACTTGCCTGGAGACCATTACTTGCGAGCCAGTCCGCTTGCACGCAGCAGGACGCACTGATGCTGGGGTGCACGCCTGCGGTCAAGTGGCGAACTTTCACACTCGAAGCCGGATTCCTGCAGGGGGGCTGTTTCATGGTTTGAACAGTCTCCTCCCGAGTGATATAGTAGCTCTGAAACTGGAGGAAGTCCCCCTCGATTTCCATGCCCGTTTCAAGGCGCGCAGTAAGCTCTATCAGTACAGGGTACACAATGGTTCAGTTGCCCCTGCCCTGGGGCGCCAGTATGCCTGGCACATTCGGCAGCCGCTCGACTGGCAGCGAATCGAAGAGTGCCTGCAACTGCTCGTGGGCAGGCATGATTTTGCCTCGTTCAAGGCTGCAGGCAGCAGAGTGAGCCAAACAGAGAGGACCATTATCGATGCCAGAATCAGCAAAGCGGGGGGCGATATCTGGATAATTTCCTTGCAGGCAGACGGCTTTCTCCGCCATATGGTGCGCACAATCGTGGGCACTCTGATGGAGGCAGGCAGGGGAAAGCTTACTGGGGAGGACTTTGCTGAAATTGTGGCGGCGAGAGATCGTCGCCAGGCTGGCATGACAGCGCCGGCGCGCGGTTTGTTTTTGCGGCGGGTATTCTATTGA
- a CDS encoding pyridoxal phosphate-dependent aminotransferase, whose protein sequence is MQLAERMSKIKPSATFAISSRARELRAQGLEVINFSIGEPDFHTPEHVCQAAIEAIRQGFTKYTPVGGIEELKDAIIAEFEKYYGLSYERSQVIVSCGAKHSLYNLAQVLFNPGDQVIVPAPYWVSYPDIVRLAGAEPVVVPTLEENDFKLTAAILEDHLTERCRGLILNSPSNPTGTVYSSEELAELAEVVLQHRLLVISDDIYYRILFDGLNWNSLAMLDDELRQYTIVVNGVSKTYAMTGWRIGYLAAPAEIAAAVNKIQGQNTSNPNSIAQKAALAALTGPQEAVQYMVDKYEQRRQLMLSLLEKIPGVRAFRPAGAFYVFVNCSAFYGRSFASDTIENSVDLASYLLEKAQIATVPGIAFGEDGYLRFSFATSVQVIERGLELLSTALSQLH, encoded by the coding sequence ATGCAACTTGCTGAACGGATGAGCAAGATCAAACCCTCGGCCACCTTTGCTATCAGCAGCAGGGCCAGAGAGTTGCGTGCTCAGGGGTTGGAAGTGATAAATTTTTCCATTGGCGAACCTGACTTCCACACCCCCGAACACGTGTGCCAGGCAGCTATTGAGGCAATTCGCCAGGGCTTTACCAAGTATACGCCTGTTGGCGGCATCGAAGAGTTGAAAGATGCCATAATTGCAGAATTTGAAAAATATTATGGCCTCTCCTACGAGCGTTCACAGGTCATTGTCTCCTGCGGTGCCAAGCACAGTTTATACAATCTAGCTCAGGTTCTCTTTAATCCAGGCGACCAGGTTATCGTGCCAGCTCCTTACTGGGTGAGTTACCCGGACATAGTCAGGCTGGCAGGAGCAGAGCCTGTGGTGGTCCCCACCCTCGAGGAAAATGATTTCAAGCTGACCGCGGCAATTCTGGAAGACCACCTAACGGAGCGCTGCCGCGGCCTGATCCTCAACAGTCCCAGCAATCCCACGGGTACTGTGTACAGCAGTGAGGAGCTTGCAGAGCTGGCGGAGGTGGTACTGCAGCACCGCTTGCTGGTCATATCAGATGATATCTATTACAGAATACTGTTTGACGGTCTAAACTGGAACAGCCTTGCCATGCTGGACGATGAGCTCAGACAGTATACTATTGTGGTGAACGGTGTATCCAAGACGTATGCCATGACGGGCTGGCGCATAGGCTATCTGGCTGCACCCGCAGAGATAGCCGCCGCAGTAAACAAGATTCAGGGCCAGAACACTTCCAACCCCAATTCCATCGCCCAGAAAGCGGCGCTGGCTGCCCTGACCGGTCCCCAGGAGGCAGTGCAGTACATGGTGGACAAGTATGAACAGCGGCGCCAGCTCATGCTGAGCCTTCTGGAGAAAATTCCGGGTGTTCGGGCCTTTCGACCTGCCGGAGCTTTCTATGTATTTGTGAATTGCAGTGCATTTTACGGTCGCTCCTTTGCCAGCGACACCATAGAAAACTCGGTTGATCTTGCCTCTTACCTGTTGGAAAAGGCTCAGATTGCCACTGTTCCCGGCATCGCCTTTGGTGAGGACGGTTATCTGCGCTTTTCTTTTGCTACTTCGGTGCAAGTAATAGAACGGGGCCTCGAACTGCTGAGTACCGCTCTGTCTCAGCTGCATTAG
- the pilB gene encoding type IV-A pilus assembly ATPase PilB, with the protein MVKKLGELLVRETLITEEQLENALQEQKNNGGVLGTHLVKMGYLEEGELLEFLSKQYGVPVTDPSKLDVDPEVIDMIPSNIVQKYKIVPISLEGQTLTIAMVDPSNIFIIDDIRFLTRKNVRVTVATESAIKQAMDRFYDAGANLEDVISEFADDGVDVISSTEELDISELESAAEQAPVVKLVNLILVDAIKKMASDIHIEPYEKSFRVRFRIDGVLYEIMRPPLRLKNALISRIKIMSRLDIAERRLPQDGRIKLKTKGKEMDFRVSVLPTLFGEKVVLRLLDKSNLQLDMTKLGFQEKQLKEFKEAIHKPFGMVLVTGPTGSGKTTTLYSALSELNKTTENISTAEDPVEFNLSGINQVQIHESIGLTFAAALRSFLRQDPDIIMVGEIRDFETAEIAIKAALTGHLVLSTLHTNDAPSTVNRLLNMGVEPFLVASAVNLILAQRLARMICEDCKQEMEVPQETLLDLGVPEEEVGSITCYRGAGCASCNQTGYKGRIALYEVMPLYDEIKELVLVGASTTEIKREAMRLGMLTLRQSGINKLKAGITTVEEVVRCSVKD; encoded by the coding sequence ATGGTAAAGAAGCTGGGCGAACTTCTTGTCCGCGAAACACTCATCACTGAGGAGCAGTTGGAGAACGCACTCCAGGAGCAGAAGAACAACGGCGGCGTCCTGGGGACCCATCTGGTCAAGATGGGCTACCTGGAAGAGGGAGAACTGCTGGAATTTCTGAGCAAGCAATATGGGGTGCCGGTTACTGATCCTTCCAAATTGGACGTGGATCCTGAAGTCATCGACATGATCCCCTCCAACATTGTGCAGAAGTACAAAATTGTGCCCATATCCCTGGAGGGTCAGACTCTGACCATAGCCATGGTGGATCCCTCCAACATATTCATCATTGATGACATCAGGTTTCTCACCAGAAAAAATGTGAGGGTGACGGTTGCCACCGAAAGCGCCATCAAACAGGCTATGGACAGGTTCTATGACGCCGGTGCCAACCTGGAAGACGTGATCAGCGAGTTTGCCGACGATGGCGTCGATGTGATCAGTTCTACTGAAGAACTCGACATCAGTGAACTGGAAAGCGCTGCTGAACAGGCTCCGGTAGTAAAACTGGTGAACCTCATACTGGTGGACGCCATCAAGAAAATGGCAAGTGACATCCATATCGAACCATATGAAAAGAGTTTCAGGGTGCGCTTCAGAATAGACGGTGTGCTCTATGAGATAATGAGGCCGCCTCTGCGCTTGAAAAATGCTCTGATTTCACGTATCAAAATCATGTCCAGACTCGATATAGCCGAGCGCCGCCTGCCTCAGGATGGCCGCATAAAGTTAAAGACAAAAGGCAAGGAGATGGATTTCCGTGTCTCCGTGCTGCCCACGCTGTTCGGCGAGAAAGTGGTGCTGCGGCTTCTGGACAAATCCAATCTGCAGTTGGATATGACCAAGCTCGGCTTCCAGGAGAAGCAGCTGAAAGAGTTCAAAGAAGCGATCCATAAGCCCTTTGGCATGGTCCTGGTTACCGGTCCCACAGGGAGCGGCAAAACCACCACTCTTTACAGCGCTCTGTCCGAGCTGAACAAGACCACTGAAAACATATCAACAGCAGAAGATCCTGTGGAGTTCAATCTCAGTGGCATCAATCAGGTGCAGATCCACGAGTCCATCGGCCTCACATTTGCGGCAGCATTGCGTTCTTTTCTCCGCCAGGACCCTGATATTATCATGGTGGGAGAGATCCGAGATTTCGAAACTGCTGAAATAGCAATCAAAGCGGCCCTAACAGGGCACCTGGTTCTCAGCACCCTGCACACCAATGACGCCCCCAGTACAGTCAACCGTCTGCTCAATATGGGTGTGGAACCTTTTCTGGTGGCCTCGGCCGTCAATCTCATTCTAGCCCAGAGACTGGCGCGGATGATTTGTGAGGACTGCAAGCAGGAGATGGAAGTACCGCAGGAGACCTTGCTGGATCTCGGCGTTCCAGAAGAAGAAGTGGGCAGCATTACCTGCTACCGTGGTGCTGGTTGTGCCTCGTGCAACCAGACCGGTTACAAGGGCAGAATTGCCCTGTACGAGGTCATGCCCCTCTATGATGAGATCAAAGAGTTGGTCCTGGTAGGGGCTTCTACCACCGAGATCAAACGGGAGGCAATGAGGCTCGGCATGTTGACCTTGCGGCAATCAGGAATCAACAAGTTGAAGGCTGGAATCACTACAGTTGAAGAGGTGGTACGCTGCTCCGTGAAGGACTAA
- a CDS encoding type II secretion system F family protein yields MAEYVWVGINRKGKKKKGELDAENENMVRLTLRRQGIEPKKIKPKPKDIFANVKAFQPKVTEKDIVVMTRQFATMIDAGLPLVQCLDILYSQQDNRTFKRILKQVKEDVEEGSTFADALKKHPQVFDELFVNLVAAGEVGGILDIILNRLANYIEKAAKLKKKVKSAMTYPIVVTAIAVLVVAVILVFVIPVFQTMFADFGRALPLPTQIVVNLSNFVKGNILYMIVGLAILVFAFRRFYRTEKGRALVDRLILRVPIFGVLIRKVAVAKFTRTLGTMIGSGVPILDSLEIVAATAGNRTIEEAIRETRQSISEGRTIAEPLADSEVFPSMVVQMISVGEATGALDTMLGKIADFYDDEVDAAVEALTSMLEPFMMVFLGGTIGALVISMYLPIFQMAGAVGG; encoded by the coding sequence ATGGCGGAATACGTGTGGGTAGGAATCAATCGGAAGGGAAAAAAGAAAAAGGGTGAACTGGACGCGGAAAATGAGAATATGGTCCGCCTCACCCTCAGACGACAGGGCATCGAACCCAAAAAAATCAAACCCAAGCCGAAAGACATCTTCGCAAACGTCAAGGCCTTTCAGCCCAAAGTGACCGAAAAGGATATTGTGGTCATGACGCGGCAATTTGCCACCATGATTGATGCAGGCCTTCCCCTGGTACAGTGTCTTGATATTCTGTACAGTCAGCAGGACAACCGCACCTTCAAACGCATTCTCAAACAGGTAAAAGAAGATGTGGAAGAAGGCTCGACCTTTGCCGATGCACTCAAGAAGCACCCGCAAGTCTTCGACGAACTCTTTGTCAACCTGGTGGCAGCAGGGGAGGTAGGCGGCATCCTAGATATCATTCTCAATCGCCTGGCGAATTACATTGAGAAGGCGGCGAAGCTCAAGAAGAAAGTCAAGAGCGCCATGACCTATCCTATTGTGGTCACGGCAATTGCCGTCCTGGTGGTGGCAGTAATCCTGGTGTTTGTAATCCCGGTGTTTCAGACCATGTTTGCAGATTTTGGCCGCGCTCTGCCGCTTCCTACCCAGATCGTGGTAAACTTGAGCAATTTTGTCAAAGGTAATATTCTTTATATGATTGTGGGGCTGGCTATTCTGGTATTTGCTTTCAGAAGGTTCTATCGTACTGAAAAGGGCAGAGCTCTGGTGGACAGACTCATACTCCGGGTGCCTATTTTTGGCGTGCTCATTCGCAAGGTGGCGGTGGCCAAGTTTACCCGCACACTGGGAACCATGATCGGCAGTGGGGTGCCTATCCTGGACAGCCTTGAAATTGTGGCGGCCACAGCAGGCAACCGGACCATTGAGGAGGCAATCAGAGAGACCAGGCAGAGTATCAGCGAGGGGCGTACTATTGCTGAGCCTCTTGCTGACAGTGAAGTATTTCCCTCCATGGTGGTGCAGATGATCTCTGTGGGGGAGGCTACGGGAGCTCTTGACACCATGCTGGGTAAGATTGCCGATTTTTATGATGATGAGGTAGATGCTGCTGTGGAGGCGCTCACCTCCATGTTGGAGCCCTTCATGATGGTGTTTCTCGGCGGCACTATCGGTGCTCTGGTGATATCCATGTATTTGCCGATATTTCAGATGGCCGGAGCTGTGGGCGGCTAA
- a CDS encoding PAS domain S-box protein, with protein MSVNEDPVKGATAELLRKLKRLMFLRVLFATFLLAVTAVVQAKAYQFFINASPISLYTVAVLIYFATGCYVLLLRRLHRANRVKLLAYIQLVLDVVFVTALIYVTGGIESIFSFMYILVIINAAIMLYRRGGLFIASASSIFYGVLLDMQYFGLAHPFYTRSSTAMHYSSGYYFYTVLMNIMAFYAVAFLSSYLAEELRRSGAKLEEKQYDLDQLELLNRNIVQSINSGLITLDNALRITYVNRAAESISGFKLAEMQGKHISAIFPEIAPRLIGGKQSRGDGARRRPERNDFSFTRKDGTTVHLGFSQSVLSDPRGHEFGLILIFQDLTEIRRMEEQIRRMDRLAVVGELAAGIAHEIKNPLASLSGSLQMMRDELTLEDEYQRLMDITLREAERLNALVNEFLLFSKPARKAEESVEIHQVINDTLEILGNSPELPRLVRIRKNFADNLWVNIDSQQLEQVIWNLMLNALHSMNDGGEICISTGIHYENGTGNSRKNFAKISILDTGPGIPQEIQDKIFNPFFTTKESGTGLGLTIVHRIIENYGGRIFFKSDGRSGTTFTIYLPLASTDHSPENGSLESE; from the coding sequence ATGTCTGTGAATGAAGATCCTGTCAAGGGTGCTACAGCTGAGCTCTTGAGGAAACTCAAGAGGCTGATGTTCCTCAGGGTGCTCTTTGCCACCTTTCTGCTCGCAGTTACGGCAGTAGTCCAGGCAAAGGCCTACCAGTTCTTTATCAATGCCTCACCGATCTCCCTCTACACAGTGGCTGTGCTGATCTATTTTGCCACTGGCTGCTACGTCCTGCTCTTGAGACGGTTGCACAGGGCAAACAGGGTAAAACTGCTGGCCTACATCCAGCTCGTCCTGGATGTGGTCTTCGTCACTGCCCTCATTTATGTCACCGGCGGCATCGAAAGTATTTTTTCCTTCATGTACATCCTGGTAATAATAAATGCTGCCATCATGCTGTATCGTCGAGGAGGACTGTTCATTGCTTCAGCTAGCAGCATTTTCTATGGCGTGCTTCTCGATATGCAGTATTTCGGTCTTGCTCATCCCTTCTACACCCGCTCTTCGACTGCCATGCATTACAGTAGTGGCTACTATTTTTACACTGTTCTCATGAATATTATGGCTTTCTACGCGGTGGCTTTTTTGAGCAGTTATCTCGCCGAGGAACTTCGCCGCAGCGGCGCAAAGTTGGAAGAGAAGCAGTATGATCTCGATCAACTGGAGTTGCTCAATCGCAATATAGTGCAGAGCATCAACAGTGGACTGATCACCCTGGATAATGCACTGAGAATAACCTATGTAAATCGGGCTGCTGAAAGCATCTCAGGATTCAAGCTGGCAGAGATGCAGGGAAAACACATCAGTGCCATTTTCCCCGAGATAGCTCCCCGGCTGATAGGAGGCAAGCAGTCCAGGGGAGATGGGGCAAGACGGCGACCGGAGCGCAACGACTTTAGTTTTACCCGCAAGGATGGCACCACAGTGCATCTGGGTTTCTCTCAGTCAGTACTTTCTGACCCGCGCGGCCATGAATTTGGTCTCATTCTTATTTTTCAAGATTTAACTGAAATTCGCCGCATGGAAGAACAGATTCGCCGGATGGACCGTCTCGCTGTAGTGGGCGAGCTCGCAGCTGGGATTGCCCATGAAATAAAGAACCCCCTGGCATCTCTCAGTGGATCTCTGCAAATGATGAGAGATGAATTGACTCTAGAGGATGAATACCAGCGTCTCATGGATATAACCTTGCGTGAGGCTGAACGGCTCAATGCCCTGGTCAATGAGTTCCTTCTCTTTTCCAAGCCAGCAAGGAAGGCAGAGGAGTCTGTGGAGATACACCAGGTGATAAACGATACCCTGGAAATCCTGGGTAACAGCCCTGAACTGCCGAGGCTCGTACGGATCCGCAAGAATTTTGCCGACAATCTCTGGGTAAATATTGATTCTCAACAGCTAGAACAGGTGATCTGGAACCTGATGCTGAATGCCCTGCACAGCATGAATGACGGTGGGGAAATATGCATATCTACCGGAATCCATTATGAAAATGGTACAGGAAACAGCAGGAAGAACTTTGCCAAGATCTCCATTTTGGACACTGGTCCAGGGATTCCCCAGGAAATTCAGGACAAGATATTCAATCCCTTCTTTACTACCAAAGAAAGCGGTACCGGGCTTGGTTTGACAATTGTCCACAGAATCATTGAGAATTATGGCGGCAGGATCTTTTTCAAAAGCGACGGCCGTTCAGGAACCACCTTCACCATTTATCTGCCTCTGGCTAGTACAGATCACTCTCCAGAAAATGGTTCTCTCGAAAGTGAATAG